The following DNA comes from Streptomyces pristinaespiralis.
CCGGGTCGGTGATGTTCACCTTCCAGGCGTCGCCGCTGGAGCCGTACCACCGGGCGCCCGCCTGCTGGGCGAGGCCGGCCCAGGTGGCGGTGTCGTCGCCCCAGAAGTCGAGGAGACGGGCCTCGCCCTTGGAGGCGGTCTTCACCTTCGCGGCCGCCGTCCTGAACTCGTCCCACGTCGTGGGGACCTCGATGCCGTACTGCTCGAACAGGTCGGTCCGGTAGTAGAGCGTCTGGGGGCCCACGTCGTAGGGGGAGGCCCAGGTCTTGCCGCCGAGCTCGACCAGGTCGCGGACGGCCGCGGGGGCGTAGCTCTCGACGGAGTCACCGAGTTCGGCGGAGGAGTCGCGGAGCAGGCCCTGTGTGACGAGGTCCGGGACGGCCTGGTACTCGACGTTGACGACGTCGGGCGCGTTGCCCGCCTTCACCGCCTTGGAGATCTTGTCGTAGCCGCCGTTCAGCCCCGCGGGGATCTCGGCGAAGGTGACCTTGATGCCGGGGTGGCTCTTGTTGAACGCGGCGGCCATGTCCTTGGTGCCGGGCATCCAGGACCAGTAGGTGATCTCGACGGGCTTGCCGGCGGTGCCGCTGCCGGCGTCCGCCCGGTCCTCGCCGCCGTTGCCCCCGCACGCCGTGGCGAGGACCGCGAGGGACACGACGGCTGCCGCGAGGGCTATGGAGGACGTACGGGAAGTGGTGTGCATGAGCGCTGCTCCTACGGGAGGCCTGGGGGCTCGTCCGGCCCTGACCCGCCGGACAGCCCCCGAGGGGGCGGCGAGTTGAGGCACATCTTTCGGCCAGCTTCGATCAGAGTCAATAGGAAATGAACAAACGAGCAGAAACGATCGAAGACTCGATCCGGCGTGTCCGCTCGCTCAGCCCTGGCTCGGCCCGCCCGGGCCTCCCGGGAGCCTCGGCCGGTCCGACGGTCCGCCCTACCGGCTCAGCCCAGGTCGGGCGCCTCGCGCAGCTCCACGGCCGGGCGGCGGTCCTCGGGCAGCGGCCCGTCCAGCTCCAGGACGGCGATCTCGTTGCGGCCCTGCCGCAGCAGCGGCCACGGCGCGTAGAGCGTCCGCTGCGGGCCCCGCTCCCAGTAGCGCCCCAGGCAGAAGCCGTTGACCCAGACGTAGCCCTTGCGCAGGCCGGGCAGGGCCAGGAAGGTGTCGGCCGGCTCGGCGACGTCAAGGAACCCCCGGTGGAAGACCGGGCCGGGGCCTGAGCCCGCCGTCCCCCACGGCAGGCCGTCCGGCGTCCCGTGGCCGAGCTCCACGGCCCGCGCCGACCAGCCGTGCAGCATCTGCTGGGTGTGCAGCACCCGGGCGACGCCCTTGCGGTCACCGAGGGCCGTCCCGTAGTTGACCCGGCCCATCGACTCGACGAGCAGCTCCACCCGTGCGTGCGGCCCGCCGACGGCGATGCCGGGTAGCGACTCGGCCGCGTCCCGTTCCAGCACGCCGGCCGCCCGGCCGTCCACGAACACGTGCGCCCGGTCGGCGAGCCCCTGCACCGAGAGCGGATAGGGGCCGCGCGGCCCCGGTATGCGGCTGCCGTACAGCACCAGACCGTGGCCGATGCCCAGTTCCTCGAACGACGGCGGCTCGGCGGCCCGCACCTCGGGCCCCGCCAGCAGGTCCAGCACGTCGAAGAGGCGGACGGACTCCTCGAGCGCCACCTCACCGGCCGGCAGCAGCGGCGCCGGCGGCGCGGGGGCGGGCAGCGGCCCGTCCGCGTACCGCTCCAGCACCTCGCGGAACGCCCAGAACTTCTCGGTCGCGGCTCCCCGCTCGTCGACGGGAGCGTCGTAGTCGTACGAGGTCACGGTGGGCCGGTAGCCCGTACCGGCCGCGGGGTCCTCGGTGTTGGCGCCGGCCCAGGTGGAGAAGTTGGTCCCGCCGTGCGCCATGTAGACGTTGACCGAGGCCCCGGCCGCCAGCAGTTCTTCCAGGACGCCCGCGGCGTCGGCGGGGTCGCGTACGACGTGGTCGGTGCCCCAGTGGTCGAACCAGCCGCACCAGAACTCCATGCACATCGCGGGATCGTCCGGGCGCAGCCGCGCCAGGTCGGCGAGGGCCTCCTTGGGGCGGCTGCCGAAGTTGACCGTGGCCAGGTGCCCGGGGAGGGCGCCGCCCGTCAGGAAGAAGTCGTCCGGGCCGTCGGAGGTGAACAGCGGCACGTCGATGCCGCGTGCCCGCAGCCCGGCCGCCAGGTGCTCGAGGTATCCCGTGTCCGTGCCGTAGGAGCCGTACTCGTTCTCGACCTGCACCATGAGCACGTTCCCGCCGCGGCTCACCTGGTGGGCGGCGACGACGGGGATCAGCCGGTCGAACCAGCGGTCCACGTGCGCGAGATAGGCCGGGTCCTGACAGCGCAGGGCCCCAACCTCCGGGTCGGCGAGCAGCCACCAGGGCAGTCCGCCGTTCTCCCACTCGGCACAGATGTACGGCGAGGGCCGGACGATCGCGTGCAGCCCGGCCTCGCGGGTCGCGTGCAGGAAGCGGTCGAGGTCGGCGATGCCGTCGAAGTCGTACTCACCGGGGCGTGGTTCGTGGAGGTTCCACGGTACGTACGTCTCCACGGTGTCGAGGCCCATCGCGCGCAGCATGCGCAGCCGGTGCGGCCACTGCTCGGGCAGCACCCGGAAGTAGTGGAGCGCGCCGGACAGCAGGCGCAGGGGGCGGCCGTCGAGGGAGAAACCCTCGGTGGAAACACGGAACATGAGGGTCTCTCCGTCGGAACGTGGTGGTGACCGGTCGATCAGACGCTGGAGGAGCGGACGTGCAGCTCCGGCAGGATCGCCAGCCGGTGTCTGGCTCTGCCCGGATCGGCGAGGCGGCGGGCGAGCAGTTCGACGGCGGCCGCCCCGACGGCGTGCTTGGGCGGGGCGATCGCGGTGAGCGGGATGTCGGCGAGGGAGGCGACCTCGTCGTCGTAGGCGACGATCGCGACGTCACCGGGCACGTCGATGCCGCGCGCCCGCAGGCGCTGGAGCACGACGATGGCGTCGTGGTCGTTGTGGATCAGCGCGGCGTCCAGCAGCCCGTCGGTGACCGCGGTGGTGAAGTCCGCCAGCAGCCGTTCCCGTTCGGCCGCCTCACCGGCCGGCGGCGGCAGCCGGAACGGTCCGGCGCCGGGTGCGTCGAGGCCGGCCGCCGCGAGACCGCCGCGGTAGCCCTCCAGCACCGGTTCGCCGTGCGGACTGTCGTCGCGGAGCATCAGGCCGATGCGCCGGTGGCCGGTGCCGGCCAGATGCTGCACCGCGAGCCGCGCGCCGTGGACGTGGTCGGTGACCACGCGCTCGGCGTCGGAGGCGTCGTCCCCGGGGCGGCGCTCCACCAGCACGTGCGGTACGGGAAGTTCGGCGAGCCACGGCTGGGCGACGGCGAAGCTGCACGGGGTGATCAGCAGCCCGTCGATGCCGTCGGCGAGCATCTGGCGTGCCTGCGCCCGTTCCTCGTCGGAGCTGTACTGGGAGATGCCGAGCACCAGCCGGACGCCGTGCTCCGCGGCCGCCTCCCGGGCGCCCTTGATGACCTCGGGGAAGTAGTAGTCGGCGGCCGGCACGATCAGTCCGAGGACCGGCTCCTCGCCGTGGGGTCGGGGCCGCGGCTCACCGCCCGTGGTCCGGGTACGGGTCTCCGGCAGGACCGCCCCGCCGTGCACCCGTGCCACGAGACCGCGTTCGGCGAGGGCCTCCACGTCGCGGCGGACCGTGACGGGCGAGACCTGCAACTCCTCGGCGAACTCGGTGACGCGCAGCGAGCCGTGCTCGCGCAGCCTGCGGAGTATCGCCTGATGCCTCTCTTCGGCGTGCATCTGCTCCGGTTCCCCTTCCGTCGGGCTGAGCTGCAGTGTAGCCGCCCTCTGATCGACTGTGCACGTTTCTGCTCGAACAATCAATTCGAGCAGAGAATGCGCGATTCATTGACGCGTTGTTCGGGCCCATGAGAGAAACCGCTCAACCGAGCGTGGGCTCCGAGGCCCACGACGCCCCCCGGCCCCCGGAGGTTCCTCCGCCATGTCCTCCACCGTCCCCGCCGCCTTCCTGTCCCGCCGCGCCGTGCTGCGCGCGGCCTCGGTCGCCGCGCTGGCCGCCGCCGCGGGCGGCCCGCTCGCCACGGCCGCGGCCCCCGCAGCGCACGCTGCCGACGCCTACGGCACACTCCGCCTCACCTGGCGCGACCTGATCCTCGGCACCGGTTTCAGCCCCACGGCGGAACCGTACGCCTCCAAACTCGCCGCCCTCGGCCGCACGGCCGCCGCCCTCCGCTCGACGATGTCGCCCGCGAGCGGGTCGCTCTGGCCCGAACTCCCGTACGCCGACCCGGAACCGGACACCGACGCCGAGTCGTACACCTACTCCGGCAATCTCGGCATCAGCTTCAACAGGCTGCGTACCCTCGCCGAGGCCCACAGCAGGCCGGGCACCGGCCTGACCGGCGACGCCGGCCTGCTCGCCGACATCCTCGCCGGCCTCGACCACCTGCACGACGAGGCGTACCACGCGAACGGCGTCCGCTACGGCAACTGGTACAACTGGCAGATCGGCATCCCGCAGGCGCTGCTCGACATCGACGTCCTCCTGCACGACCACCTCGGCGCCGCCCGGCTCGCCGCACACTGCGCGGCCGTCGACCGTTTCGTGCCGGACAGCGTCGTGGCGCAGTACACCGGCACCTCCACCGGGGCCAACCGCGTCGACCTGTGCCGCGTCCTCGCCCTGCGCGGGGTGATCGGAGAGAACTCCGCCAAGCTCGCCCTCGCACGCGACGCGCTCTCACCGGTCTTCCCCTACGTCACCTCGGGCGACGGCCTCTACGCCGACGGCAGCTTCATCCAGCACACCTACGTCCCCTACGCGGGGTCGTACGGCGCCGTGATGCTCGGCGGCCTCTCCCTCATGTTCGCCCTGCTCCAGGGATCGGCCTGGGAGGTCACCGACGCCGGCCGGCAGATCGTCTTCGACTCGGTCGAGAAGGCGTACGCGCCCTTCCTCTTCAACGGGCTCGCCATGGACGGCGTCTCGGGGCGGGCCGTCAGCCGGGGCGTGCAGAAGGCGGACACCACCGCCCTCCACCAGGACGACCACCAGCGCGGCCACTCGATCATCGCCTGCATCGCGCTGCTCGCGCGCAGCGCCTCCGCCGCAGAGAAGGCCCGCTGGGACTCGATGGTCAAGGGCTGGATCGACCGCGACTACTACCGCCCGGTCCTGACCAGCCCGGCGCTGGGCGTGGCGCAGCTGTCCCGGCTGAAGGCGGTCGCCGACGGTCCGGCGGCGCCGGTCCCGGAGCCGGTCGGCCACCGGCTCTTCGCCGGCATGGACCGGGCGGTGCACCGCCGCCCCGGCTGGGCCGCCGCGCTCTCCATGGCCTCCGGCCGGATCACGTACTACGAGAACGGCAACGGCGAGAACCTCCGGGCCTGGCACAGCGGTTCCGGGATGCTCTACTGGTGGGGCGACGCCTTCGCCAACGGCCAGTACTCGGACGACTTCTGGCCCACGGTCGACCCCTACCGGCTGCCGGGCACCACCGCCTCCCGCAAGCCGCTGGCGGACGGTGAAGGAGGCACCTGGGGAGCGGCCCGGCCCGATGTCCGCTGGGTCGGCGGGGCGAGCGACGGGACGTACGCGGCGGTCGGCCAGTACCTCAAAGGGCTGTCCTCCACCCTCCTCGCCAAGAAGTCCTGGTTCTTCCTCGACGACGCGGTCGTCTGTCTCGGCGCGGGCATCCACGGCAGGGACGGCACGGGCGTCGAGTCCGTCGTCGAGAACCGCAACCTCGGCGCGGACGGCGTCCACCGCTTCACGGTCGACGGCACCCCCCGGCCCACCACGCCCGGCTGGAGCGCCACCCTGACCGGGGCCCGCTGGGCCCACCTCGCGGGCCACGCCGGGTACGTCTTCCCGGGCGGCGCCACCGTGAAGGCCCTGCGCGAGTCCCGCACCGGCGCCTGGTCGGACATCAACAAGGGCGCCGTGGCGGACCCGGTCACCCGCCGCTATCTGACGCTGTGGTTCGACCACGGCACCGACCCGACGTGGGCGACGTACGCCTACGTCCTGATGCCCGGTGCGAGCGAGGCGCAGACCTCCGCCCGCGCCGCCGACGCCGGCTGGCTCACCGTCCTCGCGAACACCGCCGACCACCAGGGGGTGCACGTCCCCTCGGTGGGCTTCACCGGGGTGAACTTCTGGTTCGGCGGCACGGTCGGGCCGCTGACCGCGAGCGCGCCGGCCTCCGTGATGATCCGCGAGAGCGGGGCCGGCACCGCGACGGTCTGCGTCAGCGGCCCGCTGCGGGACGGCGCCGTGATCGACCTGACCTGGAACCGTCCGGTCTCCTCCGTGGCCTCGCAGGACAGCTCCGTGCAGGTGCTCGCCACCGGCTCGTCCTTGAAGCTGCGGATCACTCCCGGCACGCTGGGCGCCGTGCACAAGGCGGTGGTCCGGACGGCCTGAGGGGGTCCCGGGACGCGGACCTCCGAGGGGCGGCGGGAATAACCGGAGACGCCCTCCTGTTGGCTGTCGAGGCTATGTACGACAGACGCAGGAGGGCCCAGCGGTGAACGCAGACGCAGTGGACGAGATCCGAGGTACGGCGGCGGGGACCGCCCCCGTACCGCTGTCCGTGCTCGACCTCGTCACCGTCGGCAGCGGGCGCACCGCCACCGACGCGCTGCGCACCAGCGTGGACCTGGCGCGGCTCGCGGAGAGCCGCGGCTACCACCGGCACTGGGTCGCGGAGCACCACTCCATGCCCGGCGTCGCCTCCTCGTCCCCGGCCGTGATCCTAGCCCACCTCGCCGCCCACACCGAGCGCATCCGCCTCGGCTCCGGCGGTGTGATGCTGCCCAACCACGCCCCGCTGGTGATCGCGGAGCAGTTCGGCACCCTCGAGGCGCTCGCTCCCGGCCGGATCGACCTCGGTCTCGGCCGGGCCCCCGGAACCGACGGCGCCACGGCGGCGGCCCTGCGCCGCACCGACCGGCTGAACGAAGGGGCGGACGACTTCCCGCAGCAGCTCGCCGAGCTGACCCGCTTCCTCGACGACGACTTCCCCGACGGGCACCCGTACGCCCGCATCCACGCGGTCCCCGGCCCGGTGCAGGCCACCGCGCCCGGCGGTGTCCAGTCGCCGGCCCGTCCGCCCCTGTGGCTGCTCGGTTCCTCCGGCTTCAGCGCACGGCTCGCCGGTGTGCTCGGGCTCCCGTTCGCCTTCGCGCACCACTTCTCGGCGCAGAACACCGTCCCGGCACTGGACCTCTACCGCGAGTCCTTCCGGCCGTCCGCGGTGCTCGACGCCCCGTACGCCCTGATCGGCGTCTCCGCGCTCGCCGCCGAGGACGAGAAGGAGGCGCGGCGGCAGGTGCTCACCGGCGCGCTGTCCATGGTGCGGCTGCGCACGGGCCGGCCGGGTCTGATCCCGACGCCGGAGGAGGCGGAGGCGTACGACTTCGGCCCGATGGAGCGCGAGGTCGCGGAGAGCTGGCTGCGCAACGTGGTGCACGGCACGCCGGACGCCGTCCGCGCCGGACTCGACGACCTCCAGAAGCGCACCGGCGCCGACGAGTTGATGATCACGGCCAACGCGCACGGCGGCGACGCACGGCTGCGCAGCTACGAACTCATCGCCGACGCGTACGGACTTCCGGCCGCGCCGGTTCGTTAATGAGCCGTTCGGCAGTGGCTCATTAACGAGGCCTTAAACCGCTCGTCACCTTGGGTGGCGAGCGGTTTTTCGCAACGGGTGCAGGTCTCTGACAAGTGCTTTCTGGCTCAAATTGGTCTAGTCCTCATTTGGTGCAGACCATTGACGTGGGCTTCCGGCTGCGGCTATCACTGCTGCAACTCCCGTACCACGCACCCCCCTCGGAGGCCGCACGTGCACGTCCGCAGACCCTTGCTCGCAGCGCTCACCAGCGCGGCACTCGCCGCCGGAGCGCTGGCGGCCGTCGTCGGCCCCGGTTCCGCCCAGGCCGCCGACACGGCCCCGGCGGCCGCGTCGACCGGTGGCGTCAAGATCGCCTACTACGACCAGTGGAGCGTGTACGGCAACGCCTTCTACCCCAAGCACCTCGACACCCGGGGCATCGCGGACAAGCTCGACGTCATCAACTACTCGTTCGGCAACATCCACCCCACCGAACTGACCTGCTTCGAGGCCAACAAGGCCGCCGGTGACGACGCCAACCCCAACGCCGGTGACGGCGCGGGCGATTCGTACGCCGACTACCAGCGCTCCTTCTCGGCGGCCGACAGCGTGGACGGTGTGGCCGACACCTGGAACCAGCCGATCGTGGGTGTCTTCAACCAGTTCAAGGAGCTGAAGGCCAAGCACCCGCATCTGAAGATCAACATTTCGCTGGGCGGCTGGACCTACTCCAAGTACTTCCATGACGCGGCCAAGACGGACGCGAGCCGCAAGAAGTTCGTCGCCTCGTGCGTCAAGCAGTACATCGCCGGAGACCTGCCCGTCGAGGGCGGGTACGGCGGCCCCGGCACCGCCGCCGGCATCTTCGACGGCATCGACATCGACTGGGAGTACCCGGGCTCGCCCGACGGCCACCTCGGCAATCACTACGGCCCCGAGGACAAGCAGAACTTCACGCTGCTGCTGGCCGAGTTCCGCAAGCAGCTCGACGCGTACGGAGCCGCGCACGGCGGCAAGAAGTACCTGCTGACGGCCGCGCTCCCGGCCGGCCAGGACAAGATCAGGCACATCGAGACCGACAAGATCGGCGCGTACCTCGACTACGCGAACATCATGACGTACGACATGCACGGCGCCTGGGACGGCGACGGCCCCGCGTACCACCAGTCGCCGCTGTACTCCCCGGCGTCCGACCCGACCGACCCCGTCAAGCCGGGCACCCAGAAGTACTCGATCGACAACGCCATCGACGCGTGGCTCGACGGCAACAGCGCCTACGGCATCGCCGGCGGCTTCCCGGCCGGCAAGCTCACGCTCGGGTACGAGTTCTACTACCGCGGCTGGAAGGGCGTCCCGGCGGGCACCCGCAACGGCCTCGGCGGCAGCGCCACCGGCGCGTCGGCCGCCCGCCCCGTCAGCCAGCAGGCGGGCATCGCGCACTACAAGGAACTCGGCGGCATCGTCGACAATCCGGCGACCACCTTCTGGGACGACGAGGCGAAGGCCGCGTACTTCTACAAGGACGGCGAGTTCTTCACCGGCCTCGACCGGCGGGCGATCCAGGCACGGGCGGACTACGCCCACGAGAGGGGTCTCGGCGGGGCGATGATGTACTCGCTGCTCGGGCTGGACGCCCAGGCGACCCTGTTCCACCAGATCGTGACCGCGGTCGGCTCGTCCCCGACGGACCCGGAGCCCACGCCGACGCCCACCGAGCCGACGCCGACGCCGACCGAGCCGACCCCCACCCCCACGCCGACCGAACCCCAGCCCGGTTGCACCGCCGCGGCCTGGACCTCCACCGCCGTCTACAACAACGGCGGCGAGGCCTCGCACAAGGGCCGTCTCTGGAAGGCCAAGTGGTGGACACAGGGCGAGGAGCCCGGCACCACCGGCGAGTGGGGAGTCTGGCAGGACCTCGGCGCCTGCTGACGAAGCCGTCCTCCCATCGTGCGTCTGATCCCCCACGGCCCCGGCGGGCCGTGGGGGATCCCCTTTTCCGTGAAAGGCACCCCGGCCGCCGCGAGCGACGGGGAAGCTGTCGTCAGCCGGACGCCGCCGCGGCCTGGGGGCGGGGCCCCGCGCCCAGCATCTCCGCGATGCGGTCCGGGCCGACCGCGCGCGAGTAGAGCCAGCCCTGGCCGGTGTCGCAGCCGATCCGGCGCAGACGGGAGGCCTGGCCCGAGGTCTCCACACACTCCGCGGTGACCGTCAGGCCCAGCCGGTGGGCCAGTTCCACCAGGGCCTGGACGATCGTCTCGTCGGCCGGATTGGCGTGGGCCTCGTCCTGGAAGCCGCGGACAAACGTTCCGTCGAGCTTCAGTACGGATACCGGCAGCCGGCTCAGGTACGCGAGGTTGGAGTAGCCGGTGCCGAAGTCGTCGATGGCGATGTGGACTCCCATGTCGCTCAGCGCCTGGAGCGCCTGGAGCGGCCGCCCCGCCGAGCCCATCACCGCGGACTCGGTGAGCTCCAGCTGCAGCAGATGCGCGGGCAGGCCCGTCTCCGCGAGGATCTCGGCGACATCGGCGACCAGGTCGGAGTCCCAGACCTGCCGCACGGCGACGTTGACGCTGACGAACAGCGGTGGGACGTCCGGGTGGTCGAGCTGCCACTGCCTCGCCTGCCGGCACGCCGTGCGCAGCACCCACTGCCCGAGCTGCACGATCGAGCCGTCCTCCTCCGCGATGGCGACGAACCGATTCGGCGTGAGCGTGCCGAACTGCGGGTGGTTCCAGCGCACCAGCGCCTCCACACCCCGCGTCACTCCGTCCGCCATGCCCACCAGCGGCTGGTACTCGAGGGTGAACTCCCCGCGTTCGACGGCCGGACGCAGCATCGAGGAGAGCGCCTGCCGGGTCATCCGGTGCGCGTTGCGCTCCGGGTCGAAGAGCGTCCAGCGGGACTTGCCGTCCTCCTTCGCCCAGTACAACGTCGTGTCCGCGGCCTGCATCAGGCCGGTCGCGCTCGTCCCCGACACCGCCCGCTCCACCACACCGATCGACGCGGACACCGACAGCCGCTGCCCCGCCAGGTCGAAGGGCTCCTGGAGCGCGGCCAGTACGGACCTGGCGAGGTCGGCGAGCTGCTCCGTGCCGGTGGAGTCCTCGACGAGGATCGCGAACTCGTCACCGCCGAGCCTGGCGACCAGATGACCGCCGCCGTGCCCGGGCCCGCCCGCGTCCGCGCACTCGGCCAGCCGGGTGGCGACGGCGGCGAGCAGCCGGTCGCCGACGCGGTGTCCGAGCGTGTCGTTGACGGCCTTGAACCCGTCGAGGTCGAGGTAGCACAGGCCGATCCGGCCGGTGGAGCCCTGGTCGTAGGGGGAGGACTCCAGCGCGGCGGTCAGCCGCTCGAAGAACAGCGTCCGGTTCGGCAGCCGGGTCACCGGGTCGTGCATCTGGAGGTGCCGCAATCTCGCCCGCAGTTCGCGCCGGTCGCTGATGTCCGCGACGGACAGCAGCACGGTGCCGCTCTCGGGCACGGGGGAGACGGTCACCTCTGCCCACAGCGCACGTCCGTCCGGGTGCTTGAGGCGGCGTGTGCAGCGGAACCGCGAGCGGCGGCCGCGCAGCACCTCGCGGTACGCGTGCCAGGTGCGGGCGTCGGAGGCCAGGTCGATGAGGTCGGCCGCGTACCGGTCGCGCAGCTCCGTGGGCCGGGTGCCCAGCAGTGCGGCGAGCGCCTCGTTGGCGCTGATCACCAGGCCCCGGTGGTCGACGACGGCCATGGCCAGTTGTGCCGCGTTGAAGGCGGCCCGGTAGTCGCGCAGTTCGGACGCTGTCCGGCCGAAGTTGTGACGCTCCGTGACCGAGGGTCGGATGCTTCCGGGGACTGCGACGCCCGCGGGCCCTTGTCCTTCGGAGGTTCCGCTCACCGCTCACTCCCGCAGTGCAGTTGTGTCGTACAGGGTCGTACAAATGTGGTCGGGGGACGGCCCGCCAAGGCAGTCGGCGAAGAAATCCAGCAAGAACTCGGGGAAAGTGTGCCGATCATAGAGGCAGCCGAGGCGGCCCTTCCAGCGTGACCATCATGCGACAGGGCCTCCAGAGGGAACGGCCGATCGTTTCTGCGCGGGTCCGGACCGGGCTCTGGCGGCCCCTGACCGAATGTGACTTTCCGTGAGCCATCGGAGTGTCGCCGGGTCTCGGAGCGGTATCGGACCGGTGTGAGGTCGGTCACCCGAGTGGGGCACCGGAACA
Coding sequences within:
- a CDS encoding LLM class flavin-dependent oxidoreductase, with the protein product MNADAVDEIRGTAAGTAPVPLSVLDLVTVGSGRTATDALRTSVDLARLAESRGYHRHWVAEHHSMPGVASSSPAVILAHLAAHTERIRLGSGGVMLPNHAPLVIAEQFGTLEALAPGRIDLGLGRAPGTDGATAAALRRTDRLNEGADDFPQQLAELTRFLDDDFPDGHPYARIHAVPGPVQATAPGGVQSPARPPLWLLGSSGFSARLAGVLGLPFAFAHHFSAQNTVPALDLYRESFRPSAVLDAPYALIGVSALAAEDEKEARRQVLTGALSMVRLRTGRPGLIPTPEEAEAYDFGPMEREVAESWLRNVVHGTPDAVRAGLDDLQKRTGADELMITANAHGGDARLRSYELIADAYGLPAAPVR
- a CDS encoding glycosyl hydrolase family 18 protein, with translation MHVRRPLLAALTSAALAAGALAAVVGPGSAQAADTAPAAASTGGVKIAYYDQWSVYGNAFYPKHLDTRGIADKLDVINYSFGNIHPTELTCFEANKAAGDDANPNAGDGAGDSYADYQRSFSAADSVDGVADTWNQPIVGVFNQFKELKAKHPHLKINISLGGWTYSKYFHDAAKTDASRKKFVASCVKQYIAGDLPVEGGYGGPGTAAGIFDGIDIDWEYPGSPDGHLGNHYGPEDKQNFTLLLAEFRKQLDAYGAAHGGKKYLLTAALPAGQDKIRHIETDKIGAYLDYANIMTYDMHGAWDGDGPAYHQSPLYSPASDPTDPVKPGTQKYSIDNAIDAWLDGNSAYGIAGGFPAGKLTLGYEFYYRGWKGVPAGTRNGLGGSATGASAARPVSQQAGIAHYKELGGIVDNPATTFWDDEAKAAYFYKDGEFFTGLDRRAIQARADYAHERGLGGAMMYSLLGLDAQATLFHQIVTAVGSSPTDPEPTPTPTEPTPTPTEPTPTPTPTEPQPGCTAAAWTSTAVYNNGGEASHKGRLWKAKWWTQGEEPGTTGEWGVWQDLGAC
- a CDS encoding polysaccharide lyase 8 family protein; the protein is MSSTVPAAFLSRRAVLRAASVAALAAAAGGPLATAAAPAAHAADAYGTLRLTWRDLILGTGFSPTAEPYASKLAALGRTAAALRSTMSPASGSLWPELPYADPEPDTDAESYTYSGNLGISFNRLRTLAEAHSRPGTGLTGDAGLLADILAGLDHLHDEAYHANGVRYGNWYNWQIGIPQALLDIDVLLHDHLGAARLAAHCAAVDRFVPDSVVAQYTGTSTGANRVDLCRVLALRGVIGENSAKLALARDALSPVFPYVTSGDGLYADGSFIQHTYVPYAGSYGAVMLGGLSLMFALLQGSAWEVTDAGRQIVFDSVEKAYAPFLFNGLAMDGVSGRAVSRGVQKADTTALHQDDHQRGHSIIACIALLARSASAAEKARWDSMVKGWIDRDYYRPVLTSPALGVAQLSRLKAVADGPAAPVPEPVGHRLFAGMDRAVHRRPGWAAALSMASGRITYYENGNGENLRAWHSGSGMLYWWGDAFANGQYSDDFWPTVDPYRLPGTTASRKPLADGEGGTWGAARPDVRWVGGASDGTYAAVGQYLKGLSSTLLAKKSWFFLDDAVVCLGAGIHGRDGTGVESVVENRNLGADGVHRFTVDGTPRPTTPGWSATLTGARWAHLAGHAGYVFPGGATVKALRESRTGAWSDINKGAVADPVTRRYLTLWFDHGTDPTWATYAYVLMPGASEAQTSARAADAGWLTVLANTADHQGVHVPSVGFTGVNFWFGGTVGPLTASAPASVMIRESGAGTATVCVSGPLRDGAVIDLTWNRPVSSVASQDSSVQVLATGSSLKLRITPGTLGAVHKAVVRTA
- a CDS encoding ABC transporter substrate-binding protein, producing MHTTSRTSSIALAAAVVSLAVLATACGGNGGEDRADAGSGTAGKPVEITYWSWMPGTKDMAAAFNKSHPGIKVTFAEIPAGLNGGYDKISKAVKAGNAPDVVNVEYQAVPDLVTQGLLRDSSAELGDSVESYAPAAVRDLVELGGKTWASPYDVGPQTLYYRTDLFEQYGIEVPTTWDEFRTAAAKVKTASKGEARLLDFWGDDTATWAGLAQQAGARWYGSSGDAWKVNITDPATRKVADYWKDLVRQDLVLNHKAWSPEATKAVTDSRAIALIGASWSAGSIRTTYPKQQGKWAEAPLPHWGEPVTGAVGGSAFAITKDSRKAAAAAEFIKWATTDEKAVEARLAAGTSSALPAAEKLRATARSTFDASFFGGQDIYAVAGEQVPAIATGWSWSPVHNSTTMTMQAEFGKAQKSGEFWAAFQAGQAAAEKAIEDRGLKLAK
- a CDS encoding LacI family DNA-binding transcriptional regulator produces the protein MHAEERHQAILRRLREHGSLRVTEFAEELQVSPVTVRRDVEALAERGLVARVHGGAVLPETRTRTTGGEPRPRPHGEEPVLGLIVPAADYYFPEVIKGAREAAAEHGVRLVLGISQYSSDEERAQARQMLADGIDGLLITPCSFAVAQPWLAELPVPHVLVERRPGDDASDAERVVTDHVHGARLAVQHLAGTGHRRIGLMLRDDSPHGEPVLEGYRGGLAAAGLDAPGAGPFRLPPPAGEAAERERLLADFTTAVTDGLLDAALIHNDHDAIVVLQRLRARGIDVPGDVAIVAYDDEVASLADIPLTAIAPPKHAVGAAAVELLARRLADPGRARHRLAILPELHVRSSSV
- a CDS encoding glycoside hydrolase family 35 protein; the encoded protein is MFRVSTEGFSLDGRPLRLLSGALHYFRVLPEQWPHRLRMLRAMGLDTVETYVPWNLHEPRPGEYDFDGIADLDRFLHATREAGLHAIVRPSPYICAEWENGGLPWWLLADPEVGALRCQDPAYLAHVDRWFDRLIPVVAAHQVSRGGNVLMVQVENEYGSYGTDTGYLEHLAAGLRARGIDVPLFTSDGPDDFFLTGGALPGHLATVNFGSRPKEALADLARLRPDDPAMCMEFWCGWFDHWGTDHVVRDPADAAGVLEELLAAGASVNVYMAHGGTNFSTWAGANTEDPAAGTGYRPTVTSYDYDAPVDERGAATEKFWAFREVLERYADGPLPAPAPPAPLLPAGEVALEESVRLFDVLDLLAGPEVRAAEPPSFEELGIGHGLVLYGSRIPGPRGPYPLSVQGLADRAHVFVDGRAAGVLERDAAESLPGIAVGGPHARVELLVESMGRVNYGTALGDRKGVARVLHTQQMLHGWSARAVELGHGTPDGLPWGTAGSGPGPVFHRGFLDVAEPADTFLALPGLRKGYVWVNGFCLGRYWERGPQRTLYAPWPLLRQGRNEIAVLELDGPLPEDRRPAVELREAPDLG